The sequence TATGTTTCACAAAACATTAGGGGACGTGTTCTCAATATTGCCTGTGAAGGTTAGCAGGAAAATTGAGGGGCATGTAAGTAATAAGATAACCAGTGATCCATATGTCACTGTTTCGGTAACTGGTGCTGTGGTTGGGAGGACTTTTGTGATCAATAATAGTGAGAATCCTGTATGGATGCAGCACTTTGATGTTCCTGTTGCACATTATGCTGGAGAGGTGCACTTTGTTGTCAAAGACAATGATGTCGTTGGCTCACAGATTATTGGTGCTGTTGGAATACCAGCACAGCATCTAATTACTGGCATGAAGATTGAAGGCACTTTTCCAATTCTTGGTCCCAATGGAAAACCTTGCAAGCCTGGAGCTGAATTGACCTTATCAATTCAGTTTACCCCAGTAGAGCAAATGGAGATTTATAAGCATGGAGTAGGTTCAGGTCCTGATTACCGTGGGGTTCCAGGAACATACTTTCCCCTCAGAAAAGGAGGTAAAGTTACTCTTTATCAAGATGCGCACGTTCATGATGGCTGCCTTCCTGATGTGAGGCTTGACAGTCATGTTCAGTATGAACATGAGAGTTGCTGGCttgatatttttaatgctATTAGTCAGGCTAGACGTTTGATTTACATCACTGGCTGGTCTGTATACCACCTTGTTAGATTGGTTCGAGATGGTCAGGATGGAATGCATAGTACATTGGGTGATCTTCTCAAAATCAAATCTCAGGAAGGTGTGAGAGTGCTTCTCCTTGTATGGGATGATCCTACTTCTAGGAGTATTTTGGGATATAAAACGGTAAGAAGCTCAAGACCTTACAGTCATAagtttctattcttttttgttctatAGCATTGTTTGGACTGATTTTCATGATTAAACAGTTATTTTTGTTGGTTCTCTTAGTCACTTTGATATgatgaaaatattttctcattatGAGGAATTTTATGcagcattaattttcaaaaactgAAGATTTGGCTCAATGTTGGAGAGCCCAcaacattttcttttgcaggTTTGATCTTTGCTCTCCAATTTAAAACGGGCAAGAAACGTTATGTAGTTTATATGGTGCCTTGGTTGCAGTTTTGGAACCAATTATGAAACTCTGAAAGTACTAATCCTCTGGTTTTACtgactttctttattttccattGACCGCCAAAATGGAAAACAAGCTAAAATGTAAACAACGCAGTGCTTGTTTACATGATGTTTATTCATCTAAGGCAAATTCAGCTTCAAAATGCCTGTAAATTTCATACAGGACTAAAATTAGTTACTTATATTACTAGGTATTGATAACAGTCTATGATATGCAGGAGGGGATCATGGATACGAATGATGAACAAACCCGCCGGTTTTTCAAGCACTCTTCAGTGCAGGTGCTACTCTGCCCACGATCTGCTGGAAAAGGACATAGCTTCATTAAAAAGCAGGTGGGATATAAATCAGCataatatatttgtttatgGTGTAGATGTTATTTGTTTGAGAGTAGCAAGCAAGGCTCTCTGTCTCATTAACTTAGTTCCTGCAGTTTTACGACCTGAACTTGTCCTGTTCAGCAAAGCAAAGCGGGATAATGAACTCATTATATCTATTGCGAGTCTGaacttttagaaaattatgaaGTATAAACTGTTGAAACTTGTAGCATCATTGACCCACTCCTAGCATATATACTTTGGTCGTCAGAGCGGTGTTAAATTGATAATGCTTTGTTATAGTAGCTCTTCTTTGATAATATGGAAGACAGGGTTGTAACCTGTAGTATTACTTTTCTAAAGAATGGTGGCATTTCTCCTGAGATCAGATTCATTTCCCCTGTATGCAAATCTCTGTATACACGTAAGCATATATACTTTGCATGTgcatatgtatgtatgtattaGTATGCATgatttagatatataattgTTTAGATTTCTACCTGCTCTTAACCTCCAGACCTTTTTCGTTTATCAGGAAGTTGGAACAATCTACACCCACCATCAGAAAACAGTGATAGTGGATGCTGATGCAGGTCACCATAAAAGAAAGATCGTAGCTTTTGTTGGAGGCCTTGACTTATGCAAGGGCCGATATGATACTCCACATCATCCTCTTTTTAGGACCTTGGAAACAGTGCACAAAGATGACTACCATAACCCCACATTTGCGGTAATTTAGCTACTCTTAGATTTAATGCTATTGCTCTAGTCATGGAgatctttttatctttcttgaGTCGTATTGAAATACTTATGCCATTCATGTGGGTTCAAATAATTCCGTCTGAGCCATCTGTTACCACCTAATGCCTCACTGGAAATTCTATTTAGCCTGGTTATCCAAATTTATGCGGTTGAATATATTGTCGCAGTAGTCTATAGGATATAAGGCACGCACAGCAACTTGATGGAGTCAAAGATTCATCTTGGATCCACATCAAATAGCCATTTTCTGAAAAGTTCTGTCAATAAGTTACGCTGGCTTTGAACAACAAGACagatataagaaatgaagaacacattttaaatttatagtcATTACTCGTAATAACATGTTTGTTTATCGCTAATCAGGAGCCTGGTGTTGTAAGGGAACCATGGCATGATTTGCACAGTAAAATTGATGGCCCTGCAGCATATGACATCCTCGTGAATTTTGAGGAGCGTTGGTTGAAGGCATCAAAACCTCACGGGATTCATAAGTTGAAGGCATCATCATATGATGATGCATTACTCAGATTTGAAAGAATTCCTGAAATTATTGGGATAGCAGAAGCTTCTTGCCAGGGGGACAATGATCCAGAGTCTTGGCATGTTCAGGTATATTGGATTTCAGTTAGCTATTTCTCTCCAATTTCTACACTTTTCTCTGTTGACTAAATTTCTGATGATTGAAGGTTTTCCGTTCGATTGATTCCAATTCTGTCAAAGGCTTTCCAGATGATCCCAAGGATGCACCAAGCAAGGTAAGTAAATATCCATTTGGAGGTTCTTTTCCTGTTCACTTCATGAATAGGCATTGATTTTACAGTTTAAATAAACGAGTCTTGTAAGTTAAtgaattcatatttttattacattataaCAGAACCTGTTATGTGGGAAGAATGTACTTATAGACATGAGTATACATACAGCATACGTTAAAGCAATCCGCGCAGCCCAAAATTTCATCTATATCGAGAACCAATACTTTCTTGGATCATCATATAACTGGGATTCTCACAAGGACTTAGGTAAGGAACTTAAAGCTTTCAGCAAGAGTACTATGAAGAAAGAGCTGTTTCTGTATGATTATTTCAATAAAGGATCAATTATAAGCTCAGATATATGtgacaaaaattaattattaagaaaaacctGGTACTGTATACCAGTATTCACTTGTGGCAATTGTAGGATCTCtgcttttctcttttgtttttcttggtGTTTTCTTTCAAAGCGACATcagtaaatatataattatatgcatgGCTACCCACTTTCTGCAGGTGCAAACAACTTGATACCCATGGAAATTGCTCTCAAAATTGCCAACAAAATCAGAGCAAATGAGAGGTTTTCTGCATATATACTTATCCCAATGTGGCCAGAAGGTGTTCCTTCTGCTGCTCCTACACAGAGGATTCTGTATTGGCAGGTAAGAAACAATTACAGTCTCGAATGTACTTCAAACATCAGGAGCTTCTGGTGAAATCCAGAGAGTTGTATTCAGGTCTCCTAGCTGATAtaacaagaaaaatcttatttCTGCATTTCTTGACCAACTATATTGTTATCTTTCTGCAGTCGAAAACAATGGAGATGATGTATGAAACAGTTTACAAGGCTTTGGTAGAGACTGGACTTGAAAATAGATATGAGCCACAAGATTACTTGAATTTCTTCTGCCTTGGCAATCGCGAGGCATTAGATAGGGAAAACAGTTTAAATGGTAAAGATTCCAATGCTGCAAATGCAAGCACTCCTCAGGTATCCGTCTATAGTAATTGTCATGGTTTCATATTTGATACCAATTTATCctttttcacatttttattttttttcgtTTGGTTTGATAACCAGGCACTGATTCGGAAGAATCGGAGATTTCAGATTTATATTCATTCCAAAGGAATGATAGTGGACGATGAGTATGTAATACTAGGATCTGCAAACATCAACCAACGTTCCATGGACGGTACTAGAGACACTGAGATAGCAATGGGTGCATATCAGCCTCAGCATACCTTAGCAAGCAAAGGCTCTCATCCACATGCGCAGGTAACTGGagccttttgtttctttgataGAATTTCACATGCTAGCTTGATCACAGAAACTTTCGTGCATTCACAAAATCAGTTAGAAATATATCAAGGGTTACAAATGAAGTAGGATGAGCAGTTGACATATACTCTGATTGCAGATATACGGATACAGGATGTCATTATGGGCAGAGCACATTGGACGTGTAGAGGAATGTTTCGAGCAACCAGAGAGTCTGGAATGCATAAGGCGCGTAAGGACGCTTGGAGAGCAGAACTGGAGACAGTATGCATCTGATAAACTGACAGAAATGAAGGGTCACTTGCTGAAGTATCCGGTGGAAGTTGATCCAAGAGGCAAGGTGAAGGCTCTTCCTGGATGCGAAACATTTCCAGACGTTGGTGGTACCATAATAGGCTCGTTCACAGCCATTCAAGAAAATCTCACAATTTGAGGCTGTCTCACTTGGACGTCCCCAAATCATATACATTAACATTGTGCTATGCGCACTTACTCTGTTGGAAGATTTATACTTGCTCTTCGTGCAACAATAGTTTTGCCTCAAAATTGTAGGctaattaattgtaaattgtACTGATAATTTCCATTGATATATTATTGATTTCTCACTCTAGTATTTGTTACCAGCTtgattcttttaagaaaaaaaagatatcaGTTTTTTGCCGTACAAACCATGTTTCTTTGACTCGGGATCTAGGCGCGTTGTCGTTCACGTTTAAGAACGACATGTAGCCGACGAGGGTCAGCCAGACGCAACTCCTTGACCTGccgaaagaaaaaaaagagatttcaACAGTAAATTACAGTCCAGCATGGCAATCCGCTTTAAGTGAAACATGGATCGAACTTACGAAACCGTTGGATAACATTCCATCCAACGGCCAAGAGATGGATAAAAAGCAACCGCGGCATTCTCAATTTCACATTTGGCGCTCAAAAAAGTGAAAAGTTTGAAACCAATCTCTCCTTATATAAAATCCCCAATCCACCCAACCCTAACGATAATTCGAGCAAGTGAATTGAGAAAgcaagacaaaaaaaaaaaaaaaaaagagcaaagAAAATGTCAGGAAGAGGAAAGGGAGGGAAAGGATTAGGAAAGGGAGGAGCAAAGAGGCACAGGAAGGTATTAAGAGATAACATTCAAGGTATTACAAAGCCAGCAATTAGACGTCTTGCTCGCAGAGGAGGCGTCAAGCGTATCAGTGGTCTAATTTACGAAGAGACAAGAGGCGTTTTAAAGATCTTTTTGGAGAATGTGATTCGTGATGCTGTTACTTACACTGAGCATGCTCGTAGAAAAACTGTTACTGCCATGGATGTCGTTTATGCTCTTAAACGTCAAGGCCGTACCCTCTACGGCTTTGGTGgttgatttttctatttttttaggaTATCTTTTAGTAGATCTCTGTTTGTATTTCTGTTTATTTGTAAACAGATCTGGATCTGTGGATCTAATTGAATCTGATTTCCATTATTTGCCTTGTCGTAATTTCAAAAACACTGATCTGAACCTCTGATGAGATGTTCGTTACGAAATTCGGGTCCGCTTCAACATACCGTAGGGCATACTGTGCCCTTTCTCAAGCCATTCATTCTTTATTACACGCTAGTCGAGGATTTAAGGAGACCTTTTATCATGAAGTAGAGAGTAGAATTCAGTGCTTTGTGAGCCCATTAAGAACAATACTGCTGATGGTACGGCTCCCATAGGATCAGATGAAAGCTCATATAGTATTTCAAAGTGtttgtttcttgattttatttttttaattacgcagtttctgttttttttaaagcatttatattttgataactGGAGCGTCTTTTTGaagcattttaattatattttttttagttttcaatcacatgaaatattctttttgttgGACATGAATTTAACTGAGCTCGTGAtttcatgtttttattttgggaGTATGTAGCACACGTTGGTCATCTTACTTAATTACATCTTCAATTCAAGCTTCAAGacataataatgatattataacaaaaaaaaagtgagGATACATAAATGGCTTGCTTATTATTGTATCATCATTTGATTAACTGtttcttaaattcttttatagaaTCCCAGAACCAAAATGTAAATAccatgaaataaatttttaatattatcaactATCTATATGTCAGAATTAATATTATGCATcatatgaaaatgatgataCATCAATTAGAGCTTTTTTAGAAGGTAAAACTAATTGCattaaactctttattttaaaatttttacaataaaatagtattaaaatattttaatatatttttattttttaaatctaaaacaacttttttttgaaagataaatttagttaattagaacatatttaatgtattttttatatatatcaaatttttattttaaaaaattatataataaaataatattttaaaatatttttatttttaaacataaaataaagaattgatccaatttcttataaaaaaaaaaaacttaatgcAAGTTTAGAAAGCTTAGAAAGAGAAaccataatattaataattgatatCATCAACTCGTAAATATTCTTGatgttatatataaattaaatataagaatatgtataaataaataaaaaaatcttaaaattgtAATAGGTGTCTAAATTTGTTATTCAGAATTATGTGAGTTTGctagataaatattaataataagaatcaatatagttttagttttaacaaaatgaatattttctaactctataattaattttctttggattTCATGTTCTTAATACAATAATGtatcatcattttcataaatattaaccTTAATTTTGTCTTTTATGAGTGCATCATTCTTTTTCAGTTTAGCAAAACATGGATGTTTACAGAAGTTAATGGTTAAGGCTCACCTACTGATATTGGACATGAATAATAAACTGTGATTGTACTACTAAGAGTCCAAAAATATagaaacaaatattaaaaatttatttaatttgcgtctataatttaagaattatttatgCAATAaccctttttcattttctctgCCATTAAGTtttcagaaaataatgaatctTTGAGGAAGTTATTGGTGTATagaagtaatttttttttttttagttaattttctaGATGAATTCTTCTTATATGCTTCATTTTTTAGTTacaattttttagaaaaaaaaaaaaaaggaccaCAGCACATAGTAAGAAGATGAGGTGCTCCGCTctctatcatattaatttcaaaccaaaaaaaaaaaaagaaaagaagaaagaaagaaagaaagagagagacaAAACACACACCACCCAACACATCATTGTCCAAACAGAGCTGCTATCATTTCTCTCTATATATTGCACACAACCTAAACACACAGACAGATCCAATCTCAGATCCATAAAATTATCTTGCTTACCgtaattttttcatttctctCCGGCGATGGGTTTCCAATCAAACGGCGCCACCGACAACAAAAAACCATACAAATTTCTAATCTACGGTCGGACTGGCTGGATCGGTGGACTCTTAGGTAAGCTCTGTGAATCACAAGGTATCGACTACACCTACGGTAACGGTCGTCTTGAAAACCGTGTGTCCCTGGAAAACGACATCGCTTCAATTAATCCTACTCACGTTTTCAACGCTGCCGGCGTTACTGGACGTCCTAACGTCGATTGGTGTGAATCACATAAGGTCGAGACTAT comes from Ricinus communis isolate WT05 ecotype wild-type chromosome 5, ASM1957865v1, whole genome shotgun sequence and encodes:
- the LOC8265386 gene encoding phospholipase D gamma 1 isoform X1 — encoded protein: MSQTIDHTFSYGGSHHMHSQEALPFKTNEGSMKVLLLHGNLDIWVKEAKNLPNMDMFHKTLGDVFSILPVKVSRKIEGHVSNKITSDPYVTVSVTGAVVGRTFVINNSENPVWMQHFDVPVAHYAGEVHFVVKDNDVVGSQIIGAVGIPAQHLITGMKIEGTFPILGPNGKPCKPGAELTLSIQFTPVEQMEIYKHGVGSGPDYRGVPGTYFPLRKGGKVTLYQDAHVHDGCLPDVRLDSHVQYEHESCWLDIFNAISQARRLIYITGWSVYHLVRLVRDGQDGMHSTLGDLLKIKSQEGVRVLLLVWDDPTSRSILGYKTEGIMDTNDEQTRRFFKHSSVQVLLCPRSAGKGHSFIKKQEVGTIYTHHQKTVIVDADAGHHKRKIVAFVGGLDLCKGRYDTPHHPLFRTLETVHKDDYHNPTFAEPGVVREPWHDLHSKIDGPAAYDILVNFEERWLKASKPHGIHKLKASSYDDALLRFERIPEIIGIAEASCQGDNDPESWHVQVFRSIDSNSVKGFPDDPKDAPSKNLLCGKNVLIDMSIHTAYVKAIRAAQNFIYIENQYFLGSSYNWDSHKDLGANNLIPMEIALKIANKIRANERFSAYILIPMWPEGVPSAAPTQRILYWQSKTMEMMYETVYKALVETGLENRYEPQDYLNFFCLGNREALDRENSLNGKDSNAANASTPQVSVYSNCHGFIFDTNLSFFTFLFFFVWFDNQALIRKNRRFQIYIHSKGMIVDDEYVILGSANINQRSMDGTRDTEIAMGAYQPQHTLASKGSHPHAQIYGYRMSLWAEHIGRVEECFEQPESLECIRRVRTLGEQNWRQYASDKLTEMKGHLLKYPVEVDPRGKVKALPGCETFPDVGGTIIGSFTAIQENLTI
- the LOC8265387 gene encoding histone H4; this translates as MSGRGKGGKGLGKGGAKRHRKVLRDNIQGITKPAIRRLARRGGVKRISGLIYEETRGVLKIFLENVIRDAVTYTEHARRKTVTAMDVVYALKRQGRTLYGFGG
- the LOC8265386 gene encoding phospholipase D beta 1 isoform X2; translation: MSQTIDHTFSYGGSHHMHSQEALPFKTNEGSMKVLLLHGNLDIWVKEAKNLPNMDMFHKTLGDVFSILPVKVSRKIEGHVSNKITSDPYVTVSVTGAVVGRTFVINNSENPVWMQHFDVPVAHYAGEVHFVVKDNDVVGSQIIGAVGIPAQHLITGMKIEGTFPILGPNGKPCKPGAELTLSIQFTPVEQMEIYKHGVGSGPDYRGVPGTYFPLRKGGKVTLYQDAHVHDGCLPDVRLDSHVQYEHESCWLDIFNAISQARRLIYITGWSVYHLVRLVRDGQDGMHSTLGDLLKIKSQEGVRVLLLVWDDPTSRSILGYKTEGIMDTNDEQTRRFFKHSSVQVLLCPRSAGKGHSFIKKQEVGTIYTHHQKTVIVDADAGHHKRKIVAFVGGLDLCKGRYDTPHHPLFRTLETVHKDDYHNPTFAEPGVVREPWHDLHSKIDGPAAYDILVNFEERWLKASKPHGIHKLKASSYDDALLRFERIPEIIGIAEASCQGDNDPESWHVQVFRSIDSNSVKGFPDDPKDAPSKNLLCGKNVLIDMSIHTAYVKAIRAAQNFIYIENQYFLGSSYNWDSHKDLGANNLIPMEIALKIANKIRANERFSAYILIPMWPEGVPSAAPTQRILYWQSKTMEMMYETVYKALVETGLENRYEPQDYLNFFCLGNREALDRENSLNGKDSNAANASTPQALIRKNRRFQIYIHSKGMIVDDEYVILGSANINQRSMDGTRDTEIAMGAYQPQHTLASKGSHPHAQIYGYRMSLWAEHIGRVEECFEQPESLECIRRVRTLGEQNWRQYASDKLTEMKGHLLKYPVEVDPRGKVKALPGCETFPDVGGTIIGSFTAIQENLTI